One window of Cucurbita pepo subsp. pepo cultivar mu-cu-16 chromosome LG19, ASM280686v2, whole genome shotgun sequence genomic DNA carries:
- the LOC111781671 gene encoding uncharacterized protein LOC111781671 codes for MEKEEEPKFASFPNLELDSHGVLGQNEKSVSDGTDEAKSAKSGCLSLENAAPQNQRYTTLVPRALNQQHARERSSPLAVSSAVNDRLQPPQNLANLQSPLSQPQQFVFSSQPFWVQPHPSIAQPQCYPVGYPTYPGFPGSWDASTWGAQTQPLLFPGMSNYSRESYGFVSSQFWSMPAPNCITSSSVQPLSRGVIKPPEKLSKTHQRLWGAQSAENVQMWNMIGQLQGELGECKGRLIKLEAEISSFRSATATDEAAVGVGNGGIMVKWRRSKRAAAPVCSQHSLQPREAIPM; via the exons atggaaaaggaagaagaacccAAGTTCGCTTCTTTCCCCAATCTTGAACTCGACTCCCATGGAGTTTTG GGCCAGAATGAGAAAAGCGTATCTGACGGGACAGATGAAGCAAAAAGCGCCAAATCTGGGTGCCTCTCTTTGGAGAATGCGGCTCCGCAAAATCAGCGCTACACTACGCTTGTTCCAAGGGCACTCAACCAGCAACATGCAAGGGAAAGATCTTCACCGTTAGCCGTTTCTTCCGCCGTGAATGACCGGCTTCAGCCACCGCAAAACCTTGCCAATCTTCAGAGCCCGTTGTCACAGCCGCAGCAATTTGTATTCTCCTCGCAACCCTTTTGGGTACAGCCGCACCCGAGCATTGCCCAACCTCAATGTTACCCTGTTGGATATCCAACATACCCTGGCTTTCCAG GTTCCTGGGATGCCTCAACATGGGGGGCTCAAACACAACCATTACTGTTTCCTGGGATGTCCAATTATTCAAGAGAATCATATGGTTTTGTCTCTTCTCAATTTTGGTCTATGCCAGCTCCTAATTGTATTACATCTTCCTCTGTACAACCCCTTTCAAGAGGAGTCATCAAGCCCCCTGAAAAGCTTTCTAAGACTCATCAAAGACTCTGGGGAGCACAG TCTGCAGAAAATGTTCAAATGTGGAATATGATTGGGCAGCTGCAAGGGGAATTAGGCGAGTGTAAGGGCAGATTGATCAAGCTTGAAGCTGAAATTTCATCTTTCAGGTCAGCAACAGCTACGGATGAGGCTGCCGTGGGAGTTGGAAATGGTGGCATTATGGTGAAGTGGAGGAGGTCGAAACGAGCAGCAGCCCCAGTTTGTTCACAACATTCATTACAACCTCGCGAGGCAATCCCCATGTAA